A genomic segment from Pseudalkalibacillus berkeleyi encodes:
- a CDS encoding diacylglycerol kinase: protein MKRARLIYNPTSGRELVKRQLPYILEKLEKAGYETSAHATVADEGDATRAARLAVEREFDLVIAAGGDGTIYEVINGIAERPNRPKMGIIPAGTTNDFARALGVPRTIEKAVDVLCKGTDIPVDIGRVNGRYFVNIAGGGKLTELTYAVPSQMKTMIGQLAYYLKGMEMLPSIRPTNVKIEYDDKVFEGEIMLFLVANTNSVGGFEKLAPLSEFNDGQFDLVILKKTNLAEFIRIATLALKGDHIRDEHIIYEKASRIKIHTDEKMQLNLDGEYGGRLPGEFVNLRHHLQMIVPKERFKTDND from the coding sequence ATGAAACGAGCACGATTAATTTATAATCCAACTTCAGGGCGTGAGCTAGTAAAGCGTCAGTTACCCTACATATTAGAAAAGCTTGAAAAGGCGGGCTATGAGACGTCTGCACATGCTACTGTTGCTGACGAAGGTGATGCAACAAGAGCGGCTCGTCTAGCGGTTGAGCGGGAATTCGATCTCGTCATAGCTGCTGGTGGGGACGGAACGATCTATGAGGTCATCAACGGGATCGCTGAGCGACCGAACAGACCGAAGATGGGGATTATCCCTGCTGGAACGACGAACGATTTTGCGCGCGCTCTAGGCGTCCCTAGAACGATTGAGAAGGCTGTAGATGTCCTTTGTAAAGGGACGGATATTCCGGTCGATATCGGACGTGTGAATGGCAGATACTTCGTCAACATCGCTGGTGGCGGAAAGCTGACAGAATTGACATATGCCGTTCCGAGTCAGATGAAGACGATGATCGGACAGCTTGCGTATTATTTGAAAGGTATGGAGATGCTGCCATCCATCCGTCCGACGAACGTCAAGATTGAGTATGATGACAAAGTATTTGAAGGCGAAATCATGCTATTTTTGGTCGCTAACACGAATTCAGTAGGTGGATTTGAAAAACTTGCGCCACTCTCGGAGTTCAACGACGGTCAATTCGACCTCGTCATTTTGAAAAAGACGAACCTTGCAGAGTTTATCAGGATTGCAACCCTTGCACTTAAAGGGGACCATATCCGCGATGAACATATCATTTATGAAAAGGCGAGTCGCATTAAGATTCATACAGATGAGAAAATGCAGCTGAACCTAGACGGTGAATACGGAGGACGCCTCCCAGGCGAGTTCGTAAACCTAAGACATCACCTGCAAATGATTGTCCCGAAAGAACGGTTCAAAACAGACAACGACTAA
- a CDS encoding DUF421 domain-containing protein: MIYLWMNMGNIVGKRLKGWNGMDFYELTLRLVLSFMMLLIITRIMGRKELSQITFHNFVSAVAIGNIGASLAIDDRLDVLSGIYALIGWTVFTVALGYIDIKSKRAMKWFNGDALIVIKEGKIMEGALRKARLDLDSLNLMLRRKSVFSIKDVDYAIFETDGTLSVMKKDNKQSVTKEDLGFSKSSSVIPIGTEVISDGKINEHNLLKLNLSPLWLEQQLRKAGVKDPSDIFYAEVQKDGSLYIDLKNDEIN; this comes from the coding sequence TTGATTTATTTATGGATGAATATGGGAAACATAGTAGGTAAACGATTGAAAGGTTGGAATGGGATGGACTTTTATGAGCTAACACTTCGATTAGTGCTTTCATTCATGATGTTATTAATCATAACGAGGATAATGGGGAGAAAAGAGTTAAGCCAAATAACGTTTCATAACTTTGTATCTGCTGTTGCAATCGGGAATATCGGCGCTTCACTTGCGATTGATGATCGACTGGATGTACTAAGCGGGATTTACGCATTAATAGGTTGGACTGTTTTTACAGTTGCGTTAGGGTACATAGATATCAAGTCAAAGCGAGCCATGAAATGGTTCAATGGTGACGCTCTTATTGTGATTAAGGAAGGTAAGATCATGGAGGGTGCGTTACGAAAAGCTCGATTAGATCTAGACTCCTTAAATTTAATGCTCAGGAGAAAGAGTGTCTTTTCAATAAAGGATGTTGATTACGCGATCTTTGAAACAGATGGAACTTTATCTGTTATGAAAAAAGACAATAAGCAATCCGTTACGAAGGAGGACCTTGGGTTCTCTAAAAGTAGTAGCGTCATTCCAATTGGGACGGAAGTGATATCAGATGGGAAAATCAATGAACACAATCTGTTGAAATTGAACCTCAGTCCACTCTGGCTCGAGCAGCAATTACGAAAAGCAGGTGTCAAAGATCCTTCAGACATCTTTTACGCTGAAGTGCAAAAAGACGGCTCTCTATACATAGACCTGAAAAACGATGAAATCAACTAA
- the gatB gene encoding Asp-tRNA(Asn)/Glu-tRNA(Gln) amidotransferase subunit GatB has product MHFETIIGLEVHAELKTNSKIFCSCSTEFGAPPNTNVCPICLGHPGVLPVVNEQAVDFAMRAAMALNCEITRETKFDRKNYFYPDNPKAYQISQFDKPIGENGWIEIEVEGEKKRIGITRLHMEEDAGKSMHADDGTHSLVDLNRQGTPLVEIVSEPDIRTPEEAYAYLEKLKAILQYTEVSDCKMEEGSLRCDANISLRPVGQEKFGTKAELKNLNSFANVQKGLAHEEIRQEKELLSGGEILQETRRFDETTKKTILMRVKEGSDDYRYFPEPDLVGLSIDEAWIERVRSEIPELPDVRKQRYIQDLKLPSYDAMVLTQSKKMSDFFEEVLANGADAKAASNWMMGEVSAYLNAEYKEIDEVALTPEGLAKMITLIEKGTISSKIAKKVFKDLIEKGGDPEVIVKEKGLVQISDEGELRTIITGILDENEQSIEDFKNGKDRAIGFLVGQVMKATKGKANPPMVNKILVEEMNKR; this is encoded by the coding sequence ATGCATTTTGAAACGATTATTGGACTTGAGGTCCACGCAGAACTGAAAACGAATTCGAAAATCTTCTGTAGCTGTTCAACAGAATTCGGTGCACCGCCGAACACGAACGTGTGCCCAATCTGTCTCGGACACCCAGGGGTTTTACCTGTCGTAAACGAACAAGCCGTTGATTTTGCAATGCGCGCCGCAATGGCATTGAACTGTGAAATCACGCGCGAAACGAAATTTGACCGTAAGAACTACTTCTATCCAGACAATCCGAAGGCGTATCAGATCTCACAATTTGATAAGCCGATCGGCGAAAACGGCTGGATTGAAATCGAAGTAGAAGGTGAGAAGAAACGAATCGGGATCACGCGTCTCCATATGGAGGAGGACGCGGGTAAGTCGATGCACGCTGACGACGGAACGCATTCTCTTGTGGACTTGAACCGTCAAGGGACGCCGCTTGTTGAGATCGTCTCTGAGCCGGACATCCGCACACCAGAAGAAGCTTACGCATACTTAGAAAAATTGAAAGCGATCCTGCAATATACAGAAGTATCGGATTGTAAAATGGAAGAAGGTTCGTTGCGATGCGACGCGAACATCTCACTCCGCCCGGTCGGACAAGAGAAGTTCGGTACGAAAGCAGAGCTTAAGAACTTAAACTCATTTGCAAACGTACAAAAAGGTCTTGCACACGAAGAGATCCGCCAGGAGAAAGAATTGCTTAGCGGAGGAGAAATCCTTCAAGAGACACGCCGATTTGATGAAACGACGAAAAAGACGATTCTCATGCGTGTTAAGGAAGGTTCGGACGACTATCGTTACTTCCCAGAACCGGATCTCGTTGGGCTATCTATTGATGAAGCTTGGATTGAGCGTGTCCGTTCAGAAATTCCTGAGCTTCCGGATGTACGTAAGCAACGTTACATCCAAGACTTGAAACTACCATCTTATGATGCAATGGTTTTAACCCAATCGAAGAAAATGTCCGACTTCTTTGAAGAAGTACTCGCAAATGGCGCAGATGCAAAAGCTGCATCGAACTGGATGATGGGTGAAGTCTCCGCGTACTTGAATGCTGAATACAAAGAGATTGACGAAGTGGCACTTACACCTGAAGGTCTTGCGAAAATGATCACCTTGATTGAAAAAGGAACGATTTCTTCTAAGATTGCGAAGAAAGTATTCAAAGACTTGATCGAAAAAGGTGGCGATCCAGAAGTGATCGTCAAGGAGAAAGGACTCGTCCAAATCTCTGATGAAGGTGAACTTCGTACAATTATTACAGGTATTTTAGATGAAAATGAACAGTCGATTGAAGACTTTAAGAACGGTAAAGACCGAGCAATCGGATTCCTCGTCGGTCAAGTGATGAAGGCGACGAAAGGGAAAGCAAACCCACCGATGGTCAACAAAATACTCGTCGAAGAAATGAACAAACGATAA
- a CDS encoding DMT family transporter, giving the protein MIFLNYILVCVIFGTTFLFIKIGIEAGATPILSGGVRFTIAGLLVLAYYAMKKEQVKQALLSKPLIVVGFCITFMTFSTLYWAEQFITSGLAAVLSATGPMMILLIQRHRNEVSLDSLQIVGLIVALAGVLFISLPGLNGVWSYMWMLGCIAVLIGEFGYGYGSVFSKRHFASEQRFSPFLMNGVQMFYGGVMLIAFSYLVEKPSFASLFANSNAQVSMIYLIIIGSIGGHGLYYWLISKTNPVFPSTWLYVSPLIAIFVGYLFLQEVVSPLMILGAFLIIFGVLLSNRHSIMKLVRNGEVTRSNF; this is encoded by the coding sequence ATGATTTTCCTAAACTATATACTCGTATGTGTTATATTCGGCACGACTTTTCTGTTTATCAAAATAGGGATTGAAGCAGGTGCTACACCGATTTTGTCTGGTGGGGTCCGCTTTACGATCGCAGGGTTACTTGTCCTTGCTTATTATGCGATGAAAAAAGAACAGGTAAAACAAGCCCTGCTCTCCAAACCACTGATTGTAGTTGGCTTCTGCATTACATTCATGACGTTTTCAACGCTTTACTGGGCAGAGCAATTTATCACGTCAGGTCTTGCCGCAGTCCTTTCTGCAACGGGTCCGATGATGATCTTACTCATTCAACGGCATCGGAATGAGGTGAGCTTAGATTCCTTACAAATCGTTGGACTCATTGTTGCTCTAGCTGGTGTCCTTTTCATTTCTTTGCCAGGTTTAAACGGCGTGTGGTCATATATGTGGATGCTCGGCTGTATTGCGGTCTTGATTGGTGAGTTCGGCTACGGATATGGCTCCGTTTTTTCAAAACGCCATTTCGCTTCCGAACAACGGTTTTCGCCGTTTCTTATGAATGGGGTGCAAATGTTTTACGGGGGAGTGATGTTGATTGCATTCTCTTATCTCGTTGAAAAACCAAGCTTTGCTTCGCTCTTCGCGAACTCAAACGCCCAAGTTTCGATGATTTACTTGATTATCATCGGGTCAATCGGTGGACATGGCTTATACTACTGGCTTATTTCCAAGACGAATCCGGTTTTCCCATCTACTTGGCTATATGTATCCCCACTGATTGCAATTTTCGTAGGCTATCTCTTTTTACAAGAAGTCGTATCACCCCTCATGATCTTAGGTGCGTTCCTCATCATTTTCGGAGTTCTCCTTTCAAACCGCCACTCGATCATGAAGCTCGTACGAAACGGCGAAGTAACACGCTCGAATTTTTAA
- a CDS encoding PLP-dependent aminotransferase family protein → MKLVVQKDSATPIHQQIYHQVLNRIQTGSLPDGEKMPSLRKLSNELDVNYLTVNKVYQRLEEERHIEILQGKGAFVRSRHKTKPFIDGEKEQEVFSTLLQRSQYLVNRSKSHYDFSKAVVSPGLLPSHFLAQQTKAIIDQNPMILTTYGPVEGDEELREEVAIYVEQQLGYRTEANDILITSGVQQGINIVANTFLSPTDTVAVESPCYGAAIDTFMNKGNAILPIEMDDEGMRMDVLETHCRTAPPKLVYVNPTFQNPTARTMSERRRKELLELAETYNFLIIEDDSFSEVYFDGVLPPKPIKYFDSTGHCIFLKGFSKTMAPGIRLGAIIADESLYESLYISKASMDVGSPLLNQKALLPFMKTKRMKDHLEKLRIALQIRRDMTIEILDVYLNGQIRYEQPKGGLNLWVELPDTIDVEALQRLAKEHSISFLPGSACYVTDSPTSSIRLSYSTLSDRENTEGITQLASLIASQLSRS, encoded by the coding sequence ATGAAGTTAGTTGTACAAAAGGATTCAGCAACACCAATCCATCAGCAAATTTATCACCAAGTCTTGAACCGGATTCAAACAGGCTCGCTACCTGATGGTGAGAAAATGCCGTCGTTACGAAAGCTATCCAATGAACTAGATGTCAATTATCTGACGGTGAATAAAGTGTATCAGCGATTGGAAGAGGAACGTCATATCGAGATTCTTCAAGGGAAGGGTGCGTTTGTGAGAAGTCGTCACAAAACGAAGCCATTCATTGACGGTGAGAAAGAGCAGGAAGTCTTCTCTACTCTGCTCCAGAGGTCGCAGTATCTTGTGAATCGATCGAAGAGCCATTACGATTTTTCGAAGGCAGTCGTTTCTCCAGGATTACTACCAAGTCATTTTCTTGCTCAGCAAACGAAGGCGATTATTGATCAGAACCCAATGATTTTAACGACGTATGGACCGGTAGAAGGGGATGAAGAGCTTCGGGAAGAGGTCGCGATTTATGTTGAACAACAGCTTGGTTACCGGACAGAAGCTAACGATATCCTGATTACAAGCGGTGTTCAGCAAGGGATTAACATCGTTGCCAATACGTTCTTGTCCCCAACGGATACAGTTGCGGTTGAAAGCCCGTGTTACGGAGCGGCAATCGATACGTTTATGAATAAAGGGAATGCGATCCTTCCGATTGAGATGGATGATGAAGGCATGCGGATGGATGTACTTGAGACGCATTGCCGTACAGCACCGCCTAAGCTTGTGTATGTCAATCCAACCTTCCAGAACCCTACGGCTCGAACGATGAGTGAAAGGCGACGAAAAGAGCTTCTGGAGCTCGCAGAAACGTACAACTTTTTAATCATAGAAGACGATTCCTTCAGCGAAGTGTATTTTGACGGCGTTCTGCCACCGAAGCCGATTAAATATTTCGATTCAACGGGTCATTGTATCTTTTTGAAAGGGTTCAGCAAAACGATGGCACCTGGGATCCGACTCGGAGCGATCATAGCAGATGAATCGTTATATGAGTCCCTTTATATATCGAAGGCGTCAATGGATGTAGGAAGTCCGCTACTCAATCAGAAAGCGCTACTACCATTCATGAAAACAAAGCGAATGAAGGATCACCTAGAGAAGCTGCGGATCGCCTTGCAAATCAGGCGTGATATGACGATAGAGATCCTTGATGTGTATTTAAACGGGCAGATCCGATATGAGCAGCCAAAAGGTGGATTGAACCTATGGGTGGAGCTACCTGATACGATTGATGTAGAAGCTTTGCAAAGACTCGCAAAAGAACATTCTATTTCTTTTTTACCAGGTAGCGCTTGTTACGTGACCGATTCGCCGACATCGTCAATTCGGCTCAGCTACTCTACACTTAGTGACCGAGAAAATACGGAAGGCATTACGCAACTCGCCTCGCTGATTGCTTCCCAGCTTTCAAGATCGTAG
- the gatA gene encoding Asp-tRNA(Asn)/Glu-tRNA(Gln) amidotransferase subunit GatA, which translates to MSLFDKKISELHELLHTKEMKVSELVDASFSRIQQVDEKVKAFLTLNEEGAREQAKLLDSKMGTDEMRGLLFGLPIGVKDNISTKGLRTTNGSQLLANFEPVYDATVVQKLNEAETVTIGKLNMDEFAMGSSNENSGFFQTRNPWNTDYVPGGSSGGSAASVAAGEVFFSLGSDTGGSIRQPAAFCGVVGLKPTYGRVSRFGLTAFASSLDQIGPITNTVEDNAFLLQAIAGHDKMDSTSANVDKQDYTAALTGDVKGLKIAVPKEYIGEGVDEEVKNRIMEALKVLEGMGAEWEEVSLPHSKYGVATYYLLASSEASSNLARFDGVRYGVRTENADNLLELYNHTRSEGFGDEVKRRIMLGTFALSSGFYDAYYKKAQKVRTLIKNDFDQVFEKYDVILGPTTPTTAFKVGEKTDDPLTMYANDILTIPVNLAGVPAISVPCGLSNGLPVGLQIIGKAFDESTIYRVAHAYEQATDHHQNKPEL; encoded by the coding sequence ATGTCTTTATTTGATAAGAAGATTTCAGAACTACACGAACTCTTACATACAAAAGAGATGAAAGTAAGTGAGCTCGTTGATGCTTCCTTCTCTCGCATCCAACAAGTGGACGAGAAAGTGAAAGCATTTTTGACGTTAAATGAAGAAGGCGCACGCGAACAAGCGAAGCTTCTAGATAGTAAAATGGGGACCGACGAGATGCGCGGCCTCTTATTTGGTTTACCAATCGGAGTTAAAGATAACATTTCTACGAAAGGACTCCGCACAACGAATGGAAGTCAGCTGCTCGCGAACTTTGAACCGGTTTATGACGCAACGGTCGTTCAAAAGCTGAATGAAGCGGAAACGGTCACGATCGGAAAGCTGAACATGGACGAATTCGCCATGGGCTCATCCAATGAAAACTCAGGCTTTTTCCAAACACGTAACCCTTGGAACACGGACTATGTGCCAGGTGGATCTAGTGGTGGATCTGCTGCATCAGTCGCAGCTGGAGAAGTCTTTTTCTCATTAGGATCTGATACAGGTGGATCGATCCGCCAGCCCGCTGCTTTTTGTGGTGTGGTAGGACTTAAGCCAACATACGGACGCGTTTCCCGTTTCGGACTCACTGCATTTGCGTCTTCCCTTGACCAAATTGGACCAATCACGAATACGGTAGAAGACAACGCGTTCTTGCTCCAAGCGATTGCGGGTCATGACAAAATGGATTCGACTTCTGCAAACGTGGACAAGCAAGACTATACAGCAGCCTTAACAGGTGATGTAAAAGGCCTGAAAATTGCAGTACCAAAAGAATACATCGGCGAAGGTGTAGATGAAGAAGTTAAGAATCGCATCATGGAAGCACTCAAGGTCCTTGAAGGTATGGGTGCTGAATGGGAAGAAGTATCCCTTCCACATTCTAAATACGGTGTAGCAACGTACTACTTACTTGCGTCATCTGAAGCGTCATCTAACCTCGCTCGTTTTGACGGCGTCCGTTATGGTGTCCGCACGGAAAACGCAGACAACTTACTTGAGCTTTACAACCATACGCGTAGCGAAGGGTTCGGGGACGAAGTGAAGCGCCGAATCATGCTTGGAACGTTCGCGTTAAGTTCTGGATTTTACGATGCGTATTATAAGAAAGCTCAGAAAGTACGTACATTGATCAAGAACGACTTCGACCAAGTCTTTGAAAAATATGATGTCATCCTTGGGCCGACAACACCGACGACTGCCTTTAAAGTCGGTGAAAAAACAGACGATCCACTGACGATGTATGCGAACGATATCCTGACGATCCCTGTGAACCTTGCAGGTGTACCAGCGATCTCAGTACCATGCGGACTTTCAAACGGATTGCCAGTCGGACTACAAATCATCGGAAAAGCGTTTGATGAAAGCACGATCTACCGCGTTGCACATGCTTATGAGCAAGCGACAGACCATCATCAAAACAAACCGGAACTGTAA
- the putP gene encoding sodium/proline symporter PutP produces MGIDTPTLITFIIYLVVMLGIGIVSYRMTSNLSDYVLGGRSLTPGVAALSAGASDMSGWLLLGLPGAVYAGGMSAAWIGIGLSVGAYLNWQFVAKRLRTYTEVSKDSITIPDYFENRFRDNSKVLRVISAIVILFFFTVYTASGLVGGAKLFQSSFDMTYTSALWIGAIVIISYTFLGGFLAVSWTDFIQGILMFLALIIVPIVAINKLGGWNETINQVGSIDPAYVDIMSGMGGTAGFFAIVSSLAWGLGYFGQPHILTRFMAVRSPDDIPKARLIGMGWMVVSLFGAIFTGLAGIAYFADNPLEGAASETVFILFTQVLFDPWVAGILLAAILAAIMSTVDSQLLVSSSALAEDFYKAILRKNASEKELVWIGRFAVLGIALIALLIASDADSKVLTLVSYAWAGFGAAFGPVVILSLFWKRMTRNGALAGIIVGAVTVVLWKVLSTPPEGAEQSAAVIPFSLYEIVPGFILATIAIIVVSMMGNGPKDAVETEFDEVNDEI; encoded by the coding sequence ATGGGTATTGATACGCCTACTTTAATAACCTTTATTATTTATTTAGTCGTCATGCTTGGGATCGGTATTGTATCCTACCGTATGACTAGTAACTTATCTGATTATGTACTTGGTGGAAGAAGCTTAACGCCAGGAGTTGCAGCACTTAGTGCCGGAGCATCGGACATGAGTGGTTGGCTCTTACTCGGCTTGCCAGGGGCTGTTTATGCAGGTGGAATGAGCGCGGCTTGGATCGGTATCGGTCTTTCTGTCGGTGCTTATCTGAACTGGCAATTCGTTGCGAAACGTCTTCGTACGTATACTGAAGTATCTAAGGATTCCATTACGATTCCGGATTACTTCGAAAATCGTTTCCGTGACAACTCAAAAGTATTACGTGTAATTTCAGCAATTGTTATTCTATTTTTCTTTACCGTATACACGGCTTCCGGACTTGTAGGGGGAGCAAAGCTTTTCCAATCGTCATTTGATATGACGTATACATCTGCACTTTGGATTGGTGCAATTGTTATTATCTCTTACACATTCCTTGGTGGTTTCTTAGCAGTAAGCTGGACAGACTTTATTCAAGGAATCTTAATGTTCTTAGCATTAATCATCGTACCAATTGTTGCGATCAATAAGCTTGGTGGTTGGAATGAAACAATCAACCAAGTGGGAAGTATTGATCCAGCGTATGTTGATATTATGTCAGGAATGGGTGGTACAGCTGGGTTCTTCGCGATTGTATCCTCACTCGCATGGGGACTTGGTTACTTTGGACAACCACACATTCTAACTCGCTTTATGGCAGTAAGATCACCAGATGATATTCCGAAAGCTCGCCTAATCGGTATGGGTTGGATGGTTGTTTCTCTATTCGGAGCAATCTTCACTGGTCTTGCAGGTATCGCGTATTTCGCTGATAACCCACTAGAAGGTGCAGCATCAGAAACAGTATTCATCTTGTTCACGCAAGTACTCTTTGACCCATGGGTAGCAGGTATCCTACTTGCAGCAATCCTAGCGGCAATCATGAGTACAGTCGACTCTCAGCTACTTGTATCTTCAAGTGCTCTTGCAGAAGACTTTTACAAAGCGATCTTAAGAAAGAACGCTAGCGAAAAGGAACTTGTATGGATTGGTCGTTTCGCAGTACTAGGAATTGCACTAATCGCACTACTCATCGCATCTGATGCAGATAGTAAAGTTCTAACGCTTGTAAGTTACGCTTGGGCTGGATTCGGTGCCGCATTCGGACCTGTTGTCATCTTGTCACTGTTCTGGAAGCGTATGACACGTAACGGTGCACTAGCTGGTATCATCGTTGGTGCTGTAACGGTTGTTCTTTGGAAGGTACTATCCACTCCACCAGAAGGAGCTGAACAATCGGCTGCAGTCATTCCATTCAGCCTTTACGAAATCGTACCAGGATTTATCCTAGCGACGATTGCAATTATCGTTGTAAGTATGATGGGTAATGGACCTAAAGACGCAGTTGAAACAGAATTTGATGAAGTAAATGACGAAATCTAA
- the gatC gene encoding Asp-tRNA(Asn)/Glu-tRNA(Gln) amidotransferase subunit GatC, translated as MSRITKEEVKHVAKLARLSVTEEDADMFTKQLDDIIGYAEQLNELDTENVEPTTHVLDMKNILREDVKKEWLTNEEALKNTPDKQNGLIKVPAVLE; from the coding sequence TTGTCTCGAATTACGAAAGAAGAAGTGAAGCACGTCGCGAAGCTTGCTCGACTATCTGTGACTGAAGAGGACGCGGATATGTTTACGAAGCAACTAGACGATATTATCGGTTATGCCGAACAGTTGAATGAACTTGATACAGAGAATGTGGAACCGACCACACACGTTTTAGATATGAAGAATATCCTTCGCGAAGATGTGAAGAAGGAATGGCTCACGAACGAGGAAGCCTTGAAGAATACACCGGACAAGCAGAACGGACTTATTAAAGTACCAGCAGTTCTAGAGTAG
- a CDS encoding DUF2306 domain-containing protein — translation MFQNFLFIHIVAGIICLITGFIAATARKKRGKHTIVGEVYHGSFLIVFITALIMSIWNWSESAYLFYIALFSYGLALLGYLARKMRWKNWLRTHIGGMLGSYIGIVTATLVVNVEKIPVLNELPVLLFWFLPTIIGTPIISMISKKYIGKKKMKAA, via the coding sequence TTGTTTCAAAATTTTTTATTTATACATATTGTTGCGGGAATCATTTGTTTAATTACTGGATTCATTGCCGCAACAGCGCGTAAAAAGAGAGGGAAGCACACGATTGTCGGTGAGGTTTATCACGGATCATTCTTAATTGTTTTCATAACGGCATTAATTATGTCCATATGGAATTGGAGTGAAAGTGCATATTTGTTTTATATTGCATTGTTCTCATATGGACTAGCTTTACTAGGTTATCTTGCTCGTAAAATGAGATGGAAAAACTGGCTGAGAACACATATTGGCGGTATGCTCGGATCTTATATCGGAATCGTAACCGCGACATTAGTCGTGAACGTAGAAAAGATTCCAGTGCTTAACGAGCTTCCAGTCCTACTCTTTTGGTTCCTGCCAACCATCATTGGAACACCGATCATCTCGATGATCTCGAAAAAATATATTGGCAAGAAAAAAATGAAAGCAGCTTAA
- a CDS encoding Yip1 family protein, giving the protein MDNTIFNKALLTIWTSPRKTIRTILDSGDDKYTLILVSIAGIMNALNRASGSNMGEDMSIWAIILLALFFGPLSGIISLYIGTLLISWTGKWIGGVGDHSEIKVAYAWSNVPAIISVILWIPQLIFFGDDMFTANMEKVESNLGFTILFFAISAIEAVLLVWGIIILIKSIAEAQQFSSWRAIGNLLLSVLIVVVPILLIVLIANG; this is encoded by the coding sequence TTGGATAATACAATCTTTAACAAAGCACTTTTGACAATCTGGACCAGCCCGCGTAAAACAATTCGCACAATCTTAGATAGTGGAGACGATAAATATACGTTGATACTCGTTTCAATAGCGGGAATTATGAACGCACTTAACCGGGCTTCCGGAAGTAATATGGGTGAAGATATGTCTATATGGGCTATCATCTTGTTGGCACTCTTTTTTGGACCACTATCCGGCATCATCTCGTTGTACATAGGTACCTTGTTAATTAGCTGGACAGGTAAATGGATTGGCGGAGTCGGTGATCATTCCGAAATCAAAGTTGCGTACGCTTGGTCAAACGTTCCGGCTATTATTAGTGTAATTCTCTGGATTCCACAACTGATCTTTTTTGGTGATGATATGTTCACAGCGAATATGGAGAAAGTCGAAAGCAATCTTGGATTCACGATCCTCTTTTTCGCTATAAGTGCGATAGAGGCTGTCTTGTTAGTATGGGGAATTATTATACTTATCAAGAGCATTGCAGAAGCACAGCAATTTTCGTCATGGAGAGCGATTGGGAATCTACTGTTAAGTGTGCTAATTGTCGTCGTGCCGATTCTACTTATTGTCTTAATAGCTAATGGCTAA
- a CDS encoding NAD(P)H-dependent oxidoreductase, with translation MEKILVINGHEYFKHSRGELNRTLFNVIIDCLSHHYEVKTSILEDGYDKSEEQEKVKWADAVIYQTPIYNYSVPGLFKRYFDQTHEHGVYFRGNTPEYGTGGGLLTGKKYIFSTTWNAPYEAFNDRSKFFEGRNVEDVLFPLHLIHKYVGMKGLKTFSCFDVKKNPDIEYYKKTLIEHLSKYFKI, from the coding sequence ATGGAGAAGATTCTTGTTATTAATGGTCATGAGTATTTTAAACACTCAAGAGGTGAACTCAACCGCACGCTCTTCAATGTAATCATTGATTGTCTCTCACACCATTATGAAGTGAAAACATCGATTTTAGAGGACGGTTATGATAAAAGTGAGGAACAAGAGAAAGTGAAATGGGCTGATGCGGTCATCTACCAGACGCCCATATACAATTACAGTGTACCGGGACTCTTTAAAAGGTACTTCGATCAAACACATGAACATGGCGTATACTTTCGCGGGAATACACCTGAATACGGAACAGGTGGTGGGCTGCTGACCGGAAAAAAGTATATATTCTCAACCACATGGAACGCTCCTTATGAGGCATTCAACGATAGAAGTAAATTCTTTGAGGGGAGAAATGTTGAGGATGTTCTCTTCCCACTTCATCTGATCCATAAATACGTAGGGATGAAAGGGTTAAAAACATTTTCTTGTTTCGATGTGAAGAAGAATCCCGATATCGAATATTATAAAAAAACATTAATTGAACACCTAAGTAAATATTTCAAAATATAA